Proteins encoded together in one Pseudomonas sp. ADAK13 window:
- a CDS encoding primosomal protein N', which translates to MPDAILRLALPSPLRRLFDYRAPAGVLRSQLQPGMRVRVPFGRREMIGILVEVADHSEVPAEKLKPAVAILDTTPPLPPALFKLCLWTSQYYQHSLGDTLSWALPVLLRQGELAEARQERFWSMVPGARMDDPRIARAPRQREALATLAQHPHGVAHQLLSKLMLSKDSLDLLLAKGLVQVEIRKHAPGERHEHWLAQPELPLNPEQRAACEAIRAGFDSFHAFLLAGVTGSGKTEVYLQLIRETLEAGKQALVLIPEINLGPQTLARFEQRFNARIALVHSAVNDRERLESWLAARDGEADIIIGTRSALFTPMKNPGLIIIDEEHDGSYKQQEGLRYHARDLALVRARQENIPIVLGSATPSLESLHNAYTGRYGLLRLNERAGGAKQPRFLRLDVKSRPLDSGISGPMQQAIGQTLAAGQQVLVFLNRRGFAPTLLCHDCGWMSECNRCDARMTVHQRSGELRCHHCGHVERVPRHCPQCGKVDLRPVGAGTERAEERLGILFPDYPVLRVDRDSTSRKDAMNQLFATIQKGQPCILVGTQMLAKGHHFPRVTLVSILDADGGLFSGDFRASERMAQLIVQVAGRAGRAEEPGKVIIQTHLADHPLLIQLTEQGYFAFAEQALSERRAAGLPPFAHLALLRAEAHKPGQAEGFLDEACSEAERLLGELGLTGIELLGPVPAPMERRAGRYRAQLLLQASARAPLHRLLSSWLLALEQMPSGRQVRWSLDVDPVDLY; encoded by the coding sequence GTGCCCGACGCCATTTTGCGCCTCGCCCTGCCCTCGCCCCTGCGCCGCCTGTTCGACTACCGGGCACCTGCCGGCGTATTGCGGTCGCAGTTGCAGCCCGGCATGCGCGTGCGGGTACCATTTGGCCGCCGGGAGATGATAGGCATCCTGGTAGAGGTCGCCGATCACAGCGAAGTGCCCGCCGAGAAGCTCAAGCCCGCCGTGGCCATCCTCGACACCACGCCCCCGCTGCCGCCCGCGCTGTTCAAGCTGTGCCTGTGGACCTCGCAGTATTACCAGCACAGCCTCGGCGACACCTTGAGCTGGGCGCTGCCGGTGCTGTTGCGCCAGGGCGAACTGGCCGAGGCGCGCCAGGAGCGTTTCTGGTCGATGGTGCCGGGCGCGCGCATGGACGACCCGCGCATCGCCCGCGCGCCGCGCCAGCGTGAAGCCCTGGCGACGCTGGCCCAGCATCCCCACGGCGTCGCCCATCAGCTATTAAGCAAGCTGATGCTGAGCAAGGACAGCCTGGACTTGCTGCTGGCCAAGGGCCTGGTGCAAGTGGAGATCCGCAAACACGCGCCCGGTGAGCGCCACGAACACTGGCTGGCCCAGCCCGAGCTGCCACTCAACCCCGAACAACGCGCCGCCTGCGAGGCGATTCGCGCCGGTTTCGACAGCTTCCACGCGTTCCTGCTGGCCGGCGTGACCGGCAGCGGCAAGACCGAAGTCTATTTGCAGTTGATCCGCGAAACCCTCGAAGCCGGCAAACAGGCACTGGTGCTGATCCCCGAGATCAACCTCGGCCCGCAAACCCTGGCGCGTTTCGAACAGCGCTTCAACGCGCGCATCGCCCTGGTGCACTCGGCGGTCAACGACCGCGAGCGCCTGGAATCCTGGCTCGCCGCCCGGGACGGCGAGGCCGACATTATTATCGGCACCCGTTCGGCGCTGTTCACCCCGATGAAAAATCCCGGGCTGATCATCATCGACGAAGAACACGACGGCTCCTATAAACAGCAGGAAGGCCTGCGCTACCACGCCCGCGACCTCGCGCTGGTGCGCGCCCGCCAGGAAAACATCCCGATTGTGCTGGGTTCGGCCACGCCCTCCCTGGAAAGCCTGCACAACGCCTACACCGGCCGCTACGGCCTGCTGCGCCTCAACGAGCGGGCCGGCGGCGCCAAGCAGCCACGCTTCCTGCGCCTGGATGTAAAAAGTCGCCCGCTGGACAGCGGCATTTCCGGGCCGATGCAGCAAGCCATCGGGCAAACCCTCGCGGCGGGCCAGCAAGTGCTGGTGTTCCTCAACCGCCGGGGTTTTGCGCCGACGCTGCTGTGCCATGACTGTGGCTGGATGTCCGAGTGCAATCGCTGCGATGCGCGGATGACCGTGCACCAGCGCTCCGGCGAGCTGCGCTGCCATCACTGCGGCCATGTGGAACGGGTGCCGCGTCACTGCCCGCAGTGCGGCAAAGTGGACTTGCGGCCGGTGGGTGCCGGCACCGAGCGGGCCGAGGAGCGCTTGGGCATTCTGTTCCCGGATTACCCGGTATTGCGGGTCGACCGTGACAGCACCTCGCGCAAAGACGCGATGAATCAGCTGTTCGCCACGATCCAGAAAGGCCAGCCCTGCATCCTGGTGGGCACCCAGATGCTTGCCAAGGGGCATCACTTCCCACGGGTGACCCTGGTGTCGATCCTGGATGCCGACGGCGGGTTGTTCTCCGGAGATTTTCGCGCCAGCGAGCGCATGGCCCAGCTGATCGTGCAGGTCGCAGGCCGGGCCGGGCGGGCCGAAGAGCCGGGCAAGGTGATCATCCAGACGCACCTGGCCGACCATCCATTGCTGATTCAACTGACAGAACAAGGCTACTTTGCCTTCGCCGAACAAGCCTTGAGCGAACGCCGCGCCGCCGGTTTGCCGCCGTTTGCGCACCTGGCGCTGCTGCGGGCCGAGGCGCACAAGCCCGGGCAGGCCGAAGGTTTCCTCGATGAAGCGTGCAGCGAGGCTGAACGTTTACTGGGGGAACTGGGTCTGACCGGCATCGAGCTGCTGGGCCCAGTGCCCGCCCCAATGGAACGCCGCGCCGGCCGCTACCGCGCCCAGCTACTCTTGCAAGCCAGTGCCCGTGCCCCGCTGCATCGTTTATTAAGCAGCTGGTTACTTGCCCTGGAGCAAATGCCGAGCGGTCGCCAAGTGAGATGGTCGCTGGACGTAGACCCGGTAGATTTGTACTAA
- the argS gene encoding arginine--tRNA ligase, protein MKDTIRQLIQQALTQLVNEGVLPEGLTPAIQVENTRDKTHGDFASNIAMMLAKPAGLKPRDLAEKIIAALPADPQVTKAEIAGPGFINFFQNTQALASRLDAALADAKIGVRKAGPAQRVAIDLSAPNLAKEMHVGHLRSTIIGDGVARVLEFLGDDVIRQNHVGDWGTQFGMLMAYLQENPITSNELSDLENFYRAAKKRFDESEEFADRARGLVVKLQAGDAECLELWGRFREISLSHCQEIYELLNVKLTMADVMGESAYNDDLINVVNDLKAKGLLVESNGAQCVFLEEFKTADGDPLPVIIVKADGGYLYATTDLAAVRYRSGVLKADRALYFVDQRQALHFQQVFEVARRAGFVTHPMQMEHMGFGTMNGADGRPFKTRDGGTVKLIDLLTEAQDRAYNLVKEKNPELAEADLRNIARVVGIGAVKYADLSKHRTSDYSFNFELMLNFEGNTAPYLLYAYTRVAGVFRKLGKDFSEVEGQINLEAPHEQELAAKLAQFGEVLNSVGEKGTPHILCTYLYEVAGLFSSFYENCPILTADDEAQKQSRLRLAALAGRTLKQGLELLGLETLERM, encoded by the coding sequence ATGAAAGACACCATTCGCCAGCTGATCCAACAAGCCCTCACCCAACTCGTCAACGAAGGTGTGTTGCCTGAAGGCCTGACGCCGGCGATCCAGGTGGAAAATACCCGTGACAAGACCCACGGTGATTTCGCCAGCAACATTGCGATGATGCTGGCCAAGCCCGCCGGCCTGAAGCCACGCGACCTCGCGGAAAAAATCATCGCCGCGCTGCCGGCCGACCCGCAGGTCACCAAGGCGGAAATCGCCGGCCCTGGCTTTATCAACTTCTTCCAGAACACCCAGGCCCTGGCTTCGCGCCTGGACGCGGCCCTGGCCGACGCCAAAATCGGCGTGCGCAAGGCCGGCCCGGCACAGCGCGTAGCCATCGACCTGTCGGCACCGAACCTGGCCAAGGAAATGCACGTGGGCCACCTGCGCTCCACCATCATCGGCGATGGCGTGGCACGGGTCCTGGAGTTCCTCGGCGACGACGTGATCCGCCAGAACCACGTGGGCGACTGGGGCACCCAGTTCGGCATGTTGATGGCGTACTTGCAGGAAAACCCGATCACCAGCAACGAGCTGTCGGACCTGGAGAACTTCTACCGCGCCGCCAAGAAGCGTTTCGACGAATCCGAAGAGTTCGCCGACCGCGCCCGTGGCCTGGTGGTCAAGCTGCAAGCCGGCGATGCCGAATGCCTGGAGCTGTGGGGCCGCTTCCGCGAGATCTCGCTGTCCCACTGCCAGGAAATCTACGAGCTGCTCAACGTCAAACTGACCATGGCCGACGTGATGGGCGAAAGCGCCTACAACGACGACCTGATCAACGTGGTCAACGACCTCAAGGCCAAGGGCCTGCTGGTTGAGAGCAACGGCGCCCAGTGCGTGTTCCTCGAAGAATTCAAGACCGCCGACGGCGACCCGCTGCCGGTGATCATCGTCAAGGCCGACGGCGGCTATCTCTACGCCACCACCGACCTGGCCGCCGTGCGCTACCGCAGCGGCGTGCTGAAAGCCGACCGCGCCCTGTATTTCGTTGACCAGCGCCAGGCCCTGCACTTCCAGCAAGTGTTCGAAGTGGCGCGCCGCGCCGGTTTCGTGACCCACCCGATGCAGATGGAGCACATGGGCTTCGGCACCATGAACGGCGCCGATGGCCGCCCGTTCAAGACCCGTGACGGCGGCACCGTGAAGCTGATCGACCTGCTGACCGAAGCCCAGGACCGCGCCTACAACCTGGTGAAGGAAAAGAACCCGGAGCTGGCCGAAGCCGACCTGCGCAATATCGCCCGCGTGGTGGGGATTGGCGCGGTGAAATATGCCGACCTGTCCAAGCACCGCACCAGCGACTACAGCTTCAACTTCGAATTGATGCTCAACTTCGAAGGCAACACCGCGCCCTACCTGCTGTATGCCTACACCCGGGTAGCCGGTGTGTTCCGCAAGCTGGGCAAGGACTTCAGCGAAGTGGAAGGCCAGATCAACCTTGAAGCGCCGCACGAGCAGGAGCTGGCCGCCAAGCTGGCGCAATTCGGCGAAGTGCTGAACAGCGTCGGCGAAAAAGGCACGCCGCACATCCTTTGCACCTATTTGTACGAAGTCGCCGGTTTGTTCTCCAGCTTCTACGAGAACTGCCCGATCCTGACCGCAGACGACGAAGCCCAAAAGCAGAGCCGCCTGCGCCTCGCCGCACTGGCAGGACGGACCCTCAAGCAAGGCCTGGAGCTGTTGGGCCTGGAAACTCTGGAGCGTATGTAA